One window of the Actinomyces procaprae genome contains the following:
- a CDS encoding AAA family ATPase, with translation MAVDFGPFTCIAGPNAVGKSNLLNALEFLSLLSRNSFHDACVQVRPTARQQFDAASLLSADVMAGRGRLQLAAEMILPPSAQDEFGQTVVPSCRYVRYEVEVAVQRDASVPGGLRLRLACERLRSLTAEERPLRFPEADAYSRFITSATGQSGECFMEYERSGRNGVVVVHREAAGRSRQVLADGAQRTVLSAVASAEYPTILAARTEMESWRFLALEPSAMRAPDDLMERRTISADGAHVPASLFRQDLASDRDGEVLRRVCDAVRALIDIRSLVIAEDPVRQTLEMRAQVGDSPELPARALSDGTLRLLTLAAIGASTDYSGLLCLEEPENGIHPAKIADLSNLLHDLAEPTEHYLRQVIVNTHSPLLFQCAEDAELLCAVGRTVRLEDGERLRVVDFRPLAGTWSARGWRGGDGIRPVPRSAVMAYLKNPHEALG, from the coding sequence GTGGCCGTGGACTTCGGTCCGTTTACCTGCATCGCCGGTCCCAACGCGGTGGGTAAATCCAATCTGCTCAATGCCCTTGAGTTCCTTTCCCTGCTCAGCCGCAATTCCTTCCACGACGCCTGTGTGCAGGTGCGCCCCACGGCCCGGCAGCAGTTCGACGCCGCGTCCCTGCTCTCCGCCGACGTGATGGCCGGGCGTGGTCGGCTGCAGTTGGCTGCGGAGATGATCCTGCCGCCGAGCGCGCAGGACGAGTTCGGGCAGACCGTGGTGCCATCGTGCAGATACGTGCGCTATGAGGTTGAGGTCGCCGTGCAGCGCGACGCCTCTGTCCCCGGCGGGTTGCGCCTGCGCCTGGCGTGCGAGCGGCTGCGCTCCTTGACCGCGGAAGAGCGTCCTCTCCGTTTCCCGGAGGCCGATGCCTACAGCCGGTTCATCACTTCTGCCACAGGTCAATCCGGTGAGTGTTTCATGGAGTATGAGCGCTCTGGCCGCAACGGTGTAGTAGTGGTGCACCGCGAGGCTGCTGGCAGGTCGCGTCAGGTTCTTGCCGACGGCGCCCAGAGGACCGTGCTGTCCGCCGTCGCCAGTGCCGAGTATCCGACTATTCTTGCGGCGCGCACAGAAATGGAGTCCTGGAGATTCCTTGCACTTGAGCCCAGTGCCATGCGCGCCCCCGACGATTTAATGGAGCGGCGCACCATTTCCGCTGACGGAGCCCATGTGCCGGCGTCGCTGTTCCGGCAGGATCTCGCATCTGACAGGGACGGCGAGGTGCTCCGCCGTGTGTGCGACGCCGTCAGGGCGTTGATTGACATCCGTAGCCTGGTGATCGCGGAGGATCCAGTGCGCCAGACGCTGGAGATGCGTGCACAGGTGGGGGACTCTCCCGAGCTTCCCGCGCGGGCGTTGTCGGACGGGACGCTGCGCCTGCTCACCCTCGCCGCTATCGGCGCTAGTACGGACTACTCCGGATTGCTGTGCCTTGAGGAGCCAGAGAACGGCATCCACCCCGCCAAGATCGCGGACCTGTCCAACCTGCTGCATGACCTGGCCGAGCCGACCGAGCATTATCTGCGGCAGGTCATCGTGAACACGCACTCGCCGCTCCTGTTCCAGTGCGCGGAGGATGCCGAGCTGCTGTGCGCCGTCGGGCGCACGGTGCGCCTCGAGGATGGTGAGCGGCTTCGGGTGGTGGACTTCCGTCCCCTGGCCGGGACTTGGAGCGCCCGCGGTTGGCGCGGCGGTGATGGCATCCGCCCGGTTCCGCGCAGCGCCGTCATGGCCTACCTGAAGAACCCGCACGAGGCATTGGGGTGA
- the ilvC gene encoding ketol-acid reductoisomerase → MAAEKFYDDDADLSVIQSKKVAVIGYGSQGHAHALNLRDSGVEVVVGLREGSSSAAKAQEAGLTVKPIADAVAEADVTVVLAPDQVQAELYKQEIEPNLKAGSALLFSHGFNIHFGYITPAADIDVVMVAPKGPGHTVRREFEAGRGVPVLVCVEQDASGQAWPLVLSYAKAVGGTRAGAIKTTFREETETDLFGEQTVLCGGVSKLIEYGFETLVEAGYQPEMAYFEVCHELKLIVDLINEGGISKQRWSCSDTAEYGDYVSGPRVITPDVKEHMKEVLADIQDGSFAKRFMDDQAAGAPEFKRLRAEGEAHPIESVGREVRSMFAWRADLDKDYTEGSAAR, encoded by the coding sequence ATGGCAGCTGAGAAGTTCTACGACGACGACGCCGACCTGTCGGTCATCCAGTCCAAGAAGGTGGCCGTCATCGGCTACGGATCGCAGGGCCACGCCCACGCCCTGAACCTGCGCGACTCCGGGGTGGAGGTCGTCGTCGGCCTGCGCGAGGGCTCCAGCTCCGCTGCCAAGGCGCAGGAGGCCGGCCTGACCGTCAAGCCGATCGCCGACGCCGTGGCTGAGGCGGACGTCACCGTCGTGCTGGCCCCCGACCAGGTGCAGGCCGAGCTGTACAAGCAGGAGATCGAGCCCAACCTCAAGGCCGGCTCAGCCCTGCTGTTCTCCCACGGATTCAACATCCACTTCGGCTACATCACCCCCGCCGCGGACATCGACGTGGTCATGGTCGCCCCCAAGGGCCCCGGCCACACCGTGCGCCGCGAGTTCGAGGCCGGCCGCGGGGTGCCCGTGCTGGTGTGCGTGGAGCAGGACGCCTCCGGCCAGGCCTGGCCGCTGGTGCTGTCCTACGCCAAGGCGGTCGGCGGCACCCGCGCCGGCGCCATCAAGACCACCTTCCGCGAGGAGACCGAGACGGACCTGTTCGGTGAGCAGACCGTCCTGTGCGGTGGCGTGTCCAAGCTGATCGAGTACGGCTTCGAGACGCTGGTCGAGGCCGGCTATCAGCCCGAGATGGCCTACTTCGAGGTCTGCCACGAGCTCAAGCTGATCGTTGACCTGATCAACGAGGGCGGCATCTCCAAGCAGCGCTGGTCCTGCTCCGACACCGCCGAGTACGGCGACTACGTCTCCGGTCCGCGCGTCATCACCCCGGACGTGAAGGAGCACATGAAGGAGGTCCTCGCGGACATCCAGGACGGCTCCTTCGCCAAGCGCTTCATGGACGACCAGGCTGCCGGCGCCCCGGAGTTCAAGCGCCTGCGCGCCGAGGGGGAGGCGCACCCGATCGAGTCCGTTGGCCGGGAGGTGCGCTCCATGTTCGCCTGGCGCGCCGACCTGGACAAGGACTACACCGAGGGCTCGGCCGCGCGCTGA
- the ilvN gene encoding acetolactate synthase small subunit: protein MSEKHTLSVLVENKPGVLTRVSALFTRRGFNIHSLAVGPTEHEDISRITVIADAEGPAMEQVTKQLNKLVNVIKIVELDPDTSVGRELYLIKVRADDSNRTAVLQIVDLFRAHVVDVSPTSVVIESVGSESKVKALLDALAPHGVKEIVQSGAVAISRGPRSITDQLKEK from the coding sequence GTGAGCGAGAAGCACACGCTGTCCGTCCTGGTGGAGAACAAGCCCGGCGTGCTCACCCGCGTGTCGGCCCTGTTCACCCGCCGCGGCTTCAACATTCATTCCCTGGCGGTCGGTCCCACCGAGCACGAGGACATCTCGCGTATCACGGTGATCGCCGACGCCGAGGGCCCGGCCATGGAGCAGGTGACCAAGCAGCTGAACAAGCTGGTCAACGTCATCAAGATCGTCGAGCTGGATCCGGACACCTCGGTCGGCCGCGAGCTGTACCTGATTAAAGTCCGTGCTGACGACTCCAACCGGACCGCCGTACTCCAGATCGTCGACCTGTTCCGGGCGCACGTCGTGGACGTGTCCCCGACCTCGGTCGTCATCGAGTCCGTTGGCTCGGAGTCCAAGGTCAAGGCCCTCCTGGACGCCCTGGCCCCGCACGGGGTCAAGGAGATCGTCCAATCCGGTGCGGTCGCGATTTCGCGCGGTCCCCGTTCCATCACCGATCAACTCAAGGAGAAGTGA
- a CDS encoding aspartate:alanine exchanger family transporter, giving the protein MVIGLLNALAENPVLVLFLLIGIGMLVGRIKAGGVSLGAAAVLFAGIVLAAWGTAEGITIEIPPQIGTLGLAVFTFAIGIQSGPNFFHVLRTAAGPLAIMLAVLVVGAAAGLGVGRWLGMSPAMIAGAFAGALTNTPALAAAGGAATAAGNPDGMAIATVGYAVAYLYGVIGMLFFCLLALRYRRSDKDAPSPLINRTVRVEREDGPQLGDIAERVSGEMKFSRLRRGETGPITRPTLTDKIYKDDLITVVGTQDAVNQVIREIGHSSSHSLIEDRRYLDFRRITVSDPKLAGHAVSELDVDQKFGATISRVRRGDVDMVGTPDLVLQLGDRVRVVAPTGRMAELSKFFGDSAHGLSSINPVAMGLGMAVGIMIGEWAIPLPGGSTFSIGSAAGTLIIGLIFGRIGRIKGFVTAMPFTATAVLSELGLLIFLAQAGTRAGGQIANAFTGGDWWKILITGFVITTIVGLGMYASMRWVVKMGGTRLSGLLGGLQTQPAVLAFANERTGADPRVALGYAMVYPVAMIVKIFIAQFLGGL; this is encoded by the coding sequence TTGGTCATCGGACTGCTCAACGCCCTGGCCGAGAACCCGGTTCTCGTTCTGTTCCTACTGATCGGCATCGGCATGCTGGTCGGCCGCATCAAGGCCGGCGGCGTCAGCCTGGGGGCGGCGGCCGTGCTCTTCGCCGGAATCGTCCTGGCGGCCTGGGGCACCGCTGAGGGGATCACCATTGAGATCCCGCCCCAGATCGGCACGCTCGGGCTGGCGGTGTTCACCTTCGCGATCGGTATCCAGTCCGGGCCGAACTTCTTCCACGTGCTGCGCACTGCGGCCGGCCCGCTCGCGATCATGCTGGCGGTGCTGGTGGTCGGCGCCGCCGCCGGCCTGGGGGTGGGCCGCTGGCTGGGGATGAGCCCCGCCATGATCGCCGGAGCCTTCGCCGGCGCCCTGACCAACACTCCCGCCCTGGCCGCCGCCGGCGGTGCGGCCACGGCCGCGGGCAACCCCGACGGCATGGCCATCGCGACGGTCGGCTACGCCGTCGCCTACCTGTACGGCGTCATCGGCATGCTGTTCTTCTGCCTGCTGGCACTGCGCTACCGCCGCTCGGACAAGGACGCCCCCTCTCCCCTGATCAACCGCACCGTGCGCGTGGAGCGTGAGGACGGCCCGCAGCTGGGCGACATCGCCGAGCGCGTGAGCGGGGAGATGAAGTTCTCCCGCCTGCGCCGCGGCGAGACCGGCCCCATCACCCGCCCGACCCTGACGGACAAGATCTACAAGGACGACCTGATCACCGTGGTCGGCACTCAGGACGCCGTCAACCAGGTGATTCGCGAGATCGGCCACTCCTCCTCCCACTCCCTGATCGAGGACCGCCGCTACCTGGACTTCCGCCGCATCACCGTCTCCGACCCGAAGCTGGCCGGGCACGCGGTGTCCGAGCTCGACGTCGACCAGAAGTTCGGGGCCACCATCTCCCGGGTGCGCCGCGGGGACGTCGACATGGTGGGCACGCCCGACCTGGTGCTGCAGCTGGGCGACCGCGTGCGCGTGGTCGCGCCGACCGGGCGCATGGCCGAGCTGTCCAAGTTCTTCGGCGACTCCGCCCACGGCCTGTCCTCCATCAACCCGGTGGCGATGGGGCTGGGCATGGCCGTGGGCATCATGATCGGTGAGTGGGCGATCCCGCTGCCCGGCGGCTCGACCTTCTCCATCGGCTCGGCCGCGGGCACGCTCATCATCGGCCTGATCTTCGGGCGCATCGGCCGTATCAAGGGGTTCGTGACGGCGATGCCCTTCACGGCGACGGCGGTGCTGTCCGAGCTGGGCCTGCTGATCTTCCTGGCGCAGGCCGGTACTCGTGCGGGCGGCCAGATCGCGAACGCCTTCACCGGTGGTGACTGGTGGAAGATCCTGATCACCGGCTTTGTGATCACCACGATTGTGGGCCTGGGCATGTACGCGTCCATGCGGTGGGTCGTGAAGATGGGCGGCACCCGCCTGTCCGGCCTGCTCGGCGGCCTGCAGACGCAGCCGGCGGTGCTGGCCTTCGCCAACGAGCGTACGGGCGCCGACCCGCGCGTGGCCCTGGGCTACGCCATGGTCTACCCCGTGGCCATGATCGTGAAGATCTTCATCGCCCAGTTCCTGGGCGGGCTGTAA